The following coding sequences are from one Oncorhynchus kisutch isolate 150728-3 linkage group LG23, Okis_V2, whole genome shotgun sequence window:
- the LOC109868516 gene encoding probable palmitoyltransferase ZDHHC8, whose translation MPTSGSERIKASAFIPVSTAAVLLVGSTTLFFVFTCPWLAVTVSIYVPPCSGILFFFVLANFTMATFMDAGVLPMANEDEDKDDDFRAPLYKNVDVKGVQVRMKWCASCHFYRPPRCSHCSVCDHCVEDFDHHCPWVNNCIGRRNYRYFFLFLLSLTLHMVGVLSGGLLYILHHLEDLWKLHCTVTLVVMSVSGLFFIPVLGLTGFHLYLVSRGRTTNEQVTGKFQGGVNPFTQGCCGNLEYLICSPISPKYTARPIKKSTVRIIPPFLRPETDRQIPIIKVEDNGIQCHDNQNKRPSTDGMEEPDIRRLDTPPPLPPKPDPNVLRRHLATLEERGLHPKPVTPSPGQTLQQLRQLPQSTSKAPPPSPVHQVAVAPEQQGGSSRRHDLSSELILGTLDQQLAVPSGPMSAPLQLNSLTLNSRSLTLKHAYRHHNKLPVLYPEGLISHQVSPGLFPPHNPLSNRNSLSYDSLVNSSDAHYLAQRGGPPLHYHPHFMTLGHEGSVLQRPPPHTYSPVFMGVTRQSPQPRDTSPRDPSLRDLTPQALTSRDLSPQALMHRDLSQQALIHREASPVRYDNLSKTIMVSIQERREMEERDRMLRMQARSQALYGCPDMGLYDIPSRCSLPADSMRLPGSRGPTPPAYGSREFLMSTGILGYGSTRSPLSSASSSSLTRAPRTSSSPLQSSSSLQSKGRSPSPAYFPPNRQAQPSSSSSSTLPSTLSSASPPDAPP comes from the exons GTGCCCGTGGCTGGCAGTGACTGTGTCAATCTACGTGCCACCATGCAGTGGCATCCTCTTCTTCTTTGTCTTGGCCAACTTCACCATGGCAACCTTTATGGATGCGGGTGTTCTCCCCATGG CTAATGAGGACGAGGACAAGGACGATGACTTCCGCGCCCCGCTCTACAAGAACGTGGACGTGAAGGGTGTCCAGGTCCGGATGAAGTGGTGTGCCTCCTGCCACTTCTACAGACCTCCAAGATGCTCCCACTGCAGTGTCTGTGACCACTGTGTagag GACTTTGACCACCACTGTCCCTGGGTGAACAACTGTATCGGGAGGCGGAACTACCGCTACttcttcctgtttctcctgtCACTCACGCTGCACATGGTGGGCGTGCTCTCCGGTGGCCTGCTCTACATCCTACACCATCTGGAAGACCTATGGAAGCTGCACTGTACTGTCAC CCTGGTGGTGATGAGTGTATCAGGTCTGTTCTTCATTCCTGTCCTGGGCCTCACAGGGTTCCACCTCTACCTGGTGTCTAGGGGCCGAACCACCAATGAACAG GTCACTGGGAAGTTTCAAGGAGGGGTCAACCCTTTTACACAAGGTTGCTGTGGCAACTTGGAGTATCTCATATGCAGTCCCATTTCTCCAAA GTATACAGCGAGGCCCATTAAGAAATCAACAGTTCGCATCATTCCTCCATTCCTGAGaccagagactgacagacagataccAATTATCAAGGTTGAGGATAACGGCATCCAGTGTCATGATAACCAAAATAAA CGCCCGTCCACTGACGGTATGGAAGAGCCAGACATCCGACGTCTGGACACCCCACCACCTCTGCCCCCCAAACCAGACCCCAACGTGCTGAGGAGACACCTAGCAACACTTGAAG AGAGGGGTTTGCATCCCAAACCAGTGACCCCTTCCCCTGGACAGACCCTGCAGCAGCTCAGGCAATTACCGCAGTCCACATCTAAGGCACCACCCCCCTCACCTGTCCATCAG GTGGCTGTGGCACCAGAGCAGCAAGGGGGCAGCAGTAGACGTCATGACCTGTCATCAGAACTCATCCTGGGCACATTGGACCAGCAGCTAGCCGTCCCATCCGGTCCCATGTCCGCTCCACTCCAGCTCAACTCTCTCACCCTCAACTCCCGCTCCCTCACCCTCAAACACGCCTATCGCCACCACAACAAGCTGCCGGTCTTGTACCCAGAGGGTTTGATCTCCCATCAGGTATCTCCGGGCTTGTTCCCCCCTCACAACCCCCTGTCCAACCGCAACAGCCTCTCCTATGACAGCCTGGTGAACTCAAGTGACGCCCACTACCTGGCCCAGCGAGGGGGACCCCCACTTCATTACCACCCGCACTTCATGACCCTGGGACATGAAGGCAGTGTGCTGCAGCGGCCCCCTCCACACACCTACAGCCCTGTGTTCATGGGGGTCACCAGGCAATCTCCCCAGCCCAGGGACACCTCACCCAGGGATCCCTCTCTACGGGACCTCACCCCTCAGGCCCTAACCTCCCGGGACCTCTCCCCTCAGGCCCTGATGCACAGGGACCTCTCCCAGCAAGCCTTGATCCACCGGGAGGCCTCTCCAGTCCGCTATGACAACCTCTCCAAGACCATCATGGTTTCCATTCAGGAGCGgcgggagatggaggagagggacaggatgcTGCGGATGCAGGCCAGGTCCCAGGCCCTGTACGGCTGCCCAGACATGGGGTTGTACGACATCCCCAGCAGATGCAGCCTCCCTGCAGACAGCATGCGCCTCCCAGGGTCACGCGGCCCCACCCCGCCCGCATACGGCTCCAGGGAGTTCCTGATGAGCACTGGCATTTTGGGGTACGGGAGTACGAGGTCGCCCCTCTCCAGCGCCTCGTCGTCCTCTCTGACCCGAGCACCCAGGACTTCCAGCTCCCCCCTGCAGAGCAGCAGCAGCCTGCAGAGTAAGGGTCGTTCCCCCTCCCCAGCCTACTTCCCCCCAAACAGGCAGGCCcagccctcatcctcctcctcctccacactgcCCAGCACCCTTTCCTCTGCCTCTCCCCCAGATGCCCCCCCATAA